The sequence below is a genomic window from Rhodococcus sp. 4CII.
GGTCCAGAACGACACCCTGCACCTCAGCGAGTTCGTCGGCACCCGCACCAACAATCTCAAGGGTCTGGCCATCCCCTCGCTCTCCGGACTGGGCGGCCGGGTGGTCGCCCAGCGCGCACCCGCCTCGGTTCACGACTACGGCAACTCCTCGTCCATCACGCACCATTACGATCGGCCCGTCCTCAGCGAAGGACTGCGGTCGATCCTCGCGGTGCCCGTCATGGTGCGAGGCACTTCGCGCGCGGTGCTGTACGCCGCCATCCGCGATTGCGCGCCGATCGGCGACCGCACCGCGGACATCGTCGTCGCGGCGTCGCGGCGGCTCGGCACCGAGATCGCCATCCGCGACGAGGTCGATCGCCGCCTCGAGATGATGCAGACACTCGATGTGAACGCCGCCGGGGGTGCCACGTCCGAGGAACTCCGCGACATCCACGCGGAGTTGCGTAGCGTCGCGCAGACCGTCGCCGATTCCTCGTTGCAGGCCCGCCTCCGCGGGTTGTCGCAACGGCTGGCCGGAATCTTACGGCCGACAGCCGACGGCGCGGACGACGATCCCGCCGTCCACCTCACTCCGCGCGAGATCGACGTCCTGTCGCACGTCGCTCTCGGGTGCACCAATAGCGAAGCAGCCCAACGTCTCTCGGTGGGACCCGAGACGGTGAAGAGCTACCTGCGCAGTGCCATGAGCAAGCTCGACGCACGGTCGCGGCACGAGGCGGTGGTCACCGCGCGCAGGCTCGGGCTGCTCCCCTAGCGATTACCGTCCTCTCGAACGAGGGACGCAGGCGGTAGCGAAAGGCGGTGGTCATGGGATCGACGGCGGACGCCACGAATTCGAACGCAGCTGGTTCGAATTCGCCCGGACAGCCGAGCCTCGAGCGGGTGATGGGCCCGGGACTGCTCCTGTTGTTCATCGTCGGCGACATCCTGGGCACCGGGATCTACGCCCTCACCGGCAAGGTGGCCAAATCGGCCTGTGGGCCCTCAGGGTGGGTGACGGCGACTTCTCCCGGGTGACCACGTTCGACACCGGCGACGGGTCGGCGCTCGGCGCGGTGATCGCCGGCACAGCCCTGGCCTTCTTCGCGATGGTAACCGAGCCGCATCTTCCCCAAGGTCCTGTTGATGGGGCTGATCATCACGGAAGCCATCTACGTCTTCGTGTCGATCACCGCGATCGCGCTGGTGCCGGTGGTCGAACTGGGCGAGGGCGACACTCCGCTGCTGAACGTCGTTCAGGCGGGGGCGCCCGGATTCCCGATCGGCATCTTCGCGTTCATCACCATGTTCGCCGTTGCCAAACACGGCGTTGATCAACATGCTGACGGCGAGCCGGCTGCCGTACGGGATGAGCCGCGAGGGCGTGCTACCTCCCCGCTCGGCAAGGTGCACTCCAGGCGCCGCACGCCGTACGTGGCCATCGTCTTCACGACGCTGCTCGCGGTCGAGCTCAACACTTTCGTCGGCGAGGTCCCGGAACTCAGCGGCACGACCGCGTTGCTGCTGTGCGTGTTCACCAGCCGTCAACATCACCGTGCTCGTTCTGCGCTGGCAGCCGGTGGAGCACAAGCATTTCCGCGTGCCCACCATCTGCCGATCATCGGCGCCCTCACGTGCGGCCTTCTCGTCACTCCGTGCGCCGAGGTCGGGCGCCGGTCAGCGGAGCGAGAGGAAGAGCTCGGCCGATCCGTCCGGATGGTGCACCTCGAGGTCCTCGGTGAAACCGCGTTCGATCCGGCCGCGGGCCGCCGCGTCGTCGGCGACGCTCCAGGTCTCGGCGAGCGCGTCCGGTTCCGTTTCGTCGTCGCAGCGAAATCGCGCGAAGTAGCCGGCCCCCACCCGCACCAGGACGTCGCCCGGTTCCATCTTGTCGGTCGAATCGCACGGGTACCCGACTACCACGGTGAACGTCCGCGGCGGCGGAGATGCCGCGTATACGACGAGGACCTCGGAGATCCCCCGATCCCTGATCCGCTCCACCGTGTAGTCGACGAGTTCCCGGCCCGGTCCGGGGCGGCCGGGCTTTCCCTCCGGAATGGTCAGGCCCACAAACGATTCGGCTTGCCTTTTCACTATCTCGATCATTTCTTCTCACCTGATGCGCTCGACGGACCGCGGGGCTCGTCCACGAGAATCGGAATGTACAGATCCACGGCGTAGGCGTGCGGATACGCCTCGAGGTCGCCGGTGTACGCCCGCTCGATGTCACCGTTCGACTCCGCCTCGCTCACCTGCGCCCACAGCCGCAACATCACATCGGGAAACATTCCCCGCGAGGAGAACTTGGCGTACGTGCCGGGCGGGATCCGCGAAATGACGTGACCCCGCGTCGCGTCCTCCACGCTCACGCACTGGTACCCGACGATCTGGGTGTAGTACGACTCGACGTCGGGCGCGAAATCGATGTAGGTGGATGCCAGCGGTCCGCCGACCTCGTGATGCAGGACCCTCGTCCACGCCCGGTCGAGGCGCGGGTCGCTCAGTTTGCCCAGCGCACGCTGGGGACTTCGGACGGGCAGACCGGCCACCAGGGTCTCGCCGCGTTCGACGATCTCGAAGGCCATGTCAGATCGCCGCCTCCAGAAGATGTGCGTCGCGAACGCCGACGCAGGGCACCCCTCGAGCCCGCGCCAGCTGCATCGCCATCGCATCCGATGGCGTGCAGAGTCCGTCCAGAACGTCCTCGGTCGCGATCGCGCAGACGACGTCGCCCTCACATTGACTGATCGATTCCATACCGCGGTCGGAAGCCCACTGCCGCAACACAGCCCACTGCGTCCGCTCGGTGCCGGCGCCCGGATTCCCGACGAACAACACCCGCCGCGCGCCGGTCGATGTCTCCGCGCAGTTCACGTCTGCACTGATGGTCATCACGTCTGCACTGATGGTCATGGTCTGACTTCCTGTCCACGTTGGCTTTTCGATCCCGCCCGAGCGGGTTCTTCCGTCTGCAACCAACTATGGACCGTGCCGACGGCGGCGTCTGTCCGCCGATCAGCCCTGGAACAGGATGAATTCCGCGTCCCCCGATCGGTGGACAGCGGCCGGTGTCAGTACCCCTCGGGCAGCGCGGCGAACATGTCGCGGGTGACGGCGACGGCGTTGTCGGAACTGCCGCCGCGCACCACGAGCGTCGCGAACGCGAGGTCGCCGCGGTAGCCGACGAACCAGGCGTGCGAGCCGCCCTCGACCTCGGCCTCGCCCGTCTTGCCGTACACCTCGCCCTGATCCTCGATCCGCTCGGCCGTTCCGCTGGTCACCACGAGACGCATCATGCCGCGCAGTCCGTCGACCATCTCCGGGCTGATCTGCGGACGGTCCCCGTCGATCGTGGTCTCCCGCCCGGCGATCAACCGGGGGACGGGCGTCGAACCGTGGGCGATGGTCGCGGCGGCCAACGCCATCCCGAACGGGCTGACCACCACCTTGCCCTGACCGAACCCGTCCTCCGTCCGTTGCACCAGATCGTCGGCGGGCGGCACCGAACCCGAGTCCGTGGGCAGGCCCACCACGTCGTAATCGGGGCCGATTCCGTACTGCGACGCCGCGACGGTCAGTGCGTCGGGCCGCATCTCGCTGGCGAGTTTCGCGAACGACGTGTTGCACGAGCGGGCGAATGCCGTGGCCATCGGCACGGTGCCGAGCGCGAACTCGTTGTAGTTCGGGACGCTGCGCTCGCCGATCTCGATGCGACCGGGGCACGGCACCATCGTGTCGGGGGTCGCGAGGCCCGAGGAGATCGCGGCACCGGCGGTGATGATCTTGAACGTCGAACCGGGCGGGTACAGGCCGGTGAGGGCCACCGGACCGTCCCTGTCCGCCGCCTTATTCTGGGCAACGGCGAGGACGTCGCCGGTCGACGGCTGGATGACGACCATCATCGTCTGGTCGGTGCGGGCGTTGACCGCATTCTGCGCCGCGATCTGAATGGGACGGTCGAGGCTGATCGAGAAGGACGGGGACGTCTGCGGCGCGGTCTCGGTGAGCACGTCCGTATCGACACCGTTCTGGTTGACGGTGACGACGCTCCACCCGGCCTTGCCGTCGACCTCGTCGATCACGGTCTTCTTCACCTGGCCCACCAGATCGGGGGCGAAGTTCCGGTCGGTTGCTACGAGATCCGCTTCGTCGGACACCGTCACACCGGGCACGGCGGCGAGGACGCCGGCGACCTGTTCGTAGTCGTCCGACCGAAGCCGGGTCACCAGATAGTCGCCCTTGACGGCCGTCGCGGATTCGGCGATCGATTGCGCCGTGAGGGTGTTGTCGAACACGGCGAGCGCCGAGGCGAGGGCCTGGGCGCTGCCGATCACGTTGCCCGACTGCGCCGCATCGAACTTCACGCGGTAGACCACTCCGGGCACGAGGACGTCCGACCCGGAATGCTCGTTGACCCGTGCCCGGGGGGCGGCGGTGGAACGCAACGACATCGTCTGCCGGTCGCCCAGTCGCGGATGGACATTGGTGGAACTCCAGCGCACGGCCCAGTCGCCGCCGCGCCGCCCCATCTGGAGTTCACCCGAGTACGTCCACACCCGATTCTTCGGCAGATGCCATTCGTAGGTATACCCGACCGTGGCCGTGTCACCGCTGACGTGCACGTCCGTCGTCCGGGCGTCGAGAGATTCGGCCTGAAGCGACGTCCATGCCGATTCGAGGGTCTGGCGTGCGGCGTCGGGACGATCCGACAGATTGGCGGCCTCTTCCGAATCCTGCTCGGCGAAGGCGGTGAGGAACGCCTGCGCGGCCGGTTCCGGACCGTCCGGTCTCGGCGTGCACGCCGTCAAACCTATCGTCAGCACAGTGGCGCCGCAGAGGGCGATCGACTGGAGGACGCGGAAGCGAGGATGTGGCCGCAGGTTCATCGCCGCCCATGTTATGTCGGCAGACACCGCCGGCACGGTAGGCGGCCAGCGAGTCAGTCCAGGAGAATTGTGGCGAACGTCGCGACCTGGCTGAAGCCGATGCGTGCATACGCGCTGCGGGCCACGGTGTTGAAGCTGTTGACGTAGAGGCTGGCGATGCGGCCTTCGGCGATGACGGCCTCCGCGACCGTCGCGGTGCCCGCGGCCCCGAAGCCGTGCCCGCGGTACATCGGATGCACCCAGACTCCCTGGATCTGGCCGACCCGGGACGACACCGATCCCACCTCGGCCTTGAACACCACCTGACCGTCGTCGAATCGCGCCCACGCCCGGCCTGCGGCGATCAGGTTGGCGACGCGGCGGCGGTAGCCCCGACCCCCGTCGTTGGCCCGGGGATCGATGCCGACCTCTTCGATGAACATCGCGACCGCGGCGGGCAGGTACTGCTCGAGTTCGTGCATTCGCACCTGACGCACCAACGGATCCGGGCGGCATTGCGGTGTACTCGCCAGCGCCAGTAACGGCTGGTCGGGCCGCACCTCGCGGGCCGGCCCCCAGTCCATCTCGAGCATCTCCCACAGCGGCAGCGTCAACTCGGCTCGGCCGACCAGCGACGAGCACATGCGCGGCGTGCGGCAGGCCCGGTCGGCGAACGCCCGCATGTCGTCGATGCTGCCGCGGAGTGGCACGAAATTCGCACCCGAGAAACACAACGATTCGAGCGGCCCGCCCCGACTCCACAACTCTCCGTGGATCATCCGGGGGTCGACGCCGCCCTCTTCGACACGAGCGGCGACCATGCAGGCGGCGACAGGATCGGCGTCGAGAACGCGGAGCACGTGTGCCGCGTCCCGACTGCTCAACTGTTTGGCACCGAGGAGCTTGAGCATCTACCCAACCTTGTCAGCTAGTGGACCTGCCCACCAGATTGCCACGAACTCGCCGGAAACGGGAGTCGTTTCGCTGCCCGCTGCCGGTGCCGGGTCAGCTGACCGTCACGACGGGTGATCCGGACGTCGAATCGCCCTCCATCTCCTCCGCGATCCGCATCGCTTCCTCGATCAGGGTTTCGACGATCTGCGCTTCCGGCACGGTCTTGATGACCTTGCCCTTGACGAAGATCTGACCCTTGCCGTTGCCGGAGGCGACCCCCAGGTCGGCTTCGCGGGCCTCACCGGGACCGTTGACGACGCACCCCATGACGGCGACGCGCAGCGGGATCTCCATCCCCTCGAGTCCGGCGGTGACCTCGTCGGCGAGGGTGTACACGTCGACCTGGGCGCGCCCGCACGACGGGCAGGACACGATCTCGAGCTTGCGGGGACGCAGGTTCAGCGACTGCAGGATCTGCGTGCCGACCTTGATCTCCTCGGCGGGGGGCGCGGACAGCGACACGCGGATGGTGTCGCCGATGCCCTCCGCGAGCAGGGCGCCGAACGCCACCGCCGACTTGATGGTGCCCTGGAACGCGGGACCGGCCTCGGTCACGCCGAGATGCAGTGGGTAGTCGCATTTCGCGGCGAGCTGCCGGTAGGCCTCGACCATGATCACCGGGTCGTTGTGCTTCACGGAGATCTTGATGTCGCCGAATCCGTGTTCCTCGAACAGGCCCGCCTCCCACAGCGCGGACTCGACGAGCGCCTCCGGGGTCGCCTTGCCGTACTTCTGCATCAGCCGCGGGTCGAGGGAACCGGCGTTGACGCCGATGCGGATCGGGATGCCTGCGTCGCCTGCCGCTTTCGCGACCTCCTTGACGCGTCCGTCGAACTCCTTGATGTTGCCGGGGTTCACGCGGACGGCCGCGCAGCCCGCCTCGATGGCGGCGAAGATGTACCGGGGCTGGAAGTGGATGTCGGCGATGACCGGAATTTGGCTCTTCGTCGCGATGGTCGCGAGTGCGTCGGCGTCCTCCTGCCGAGGGCAGGCGACGCGGACGATGTCGCAGCCGGACGCCGTGAGTTCGGCGATCTGCTGCAGGGTGGCGTTGACGTCGTGGGTCTTGGTGGTGCACATCGACTGCACGGATACCGGGAAGTCGCTGCCGACACCGACCGTTCCGACCTGCAGCTGGCGGGTCTTGCGACGAGGTGCGAGAACGGCGGCCGGGCCTTCGGGCATTCCCAATCCGACAGGGCTGGTCACGTGGGTGCCTTCTTTCGTAGCTTCGAGACCGAGTTTAGCGATCACTGGAAGAGCTTGATCGGGTTGACGATGTCGGCGGTGAGGGTGAGGAGCATGTACGCGCCGCCGATGACGATCACCACATAGGTGACGGGCAGCAGCTTGATGTAGTCGACGGGTCCGCCGCCGGGCAGGCCGCGCCTGGCGCGGAACCAGTCCCGGACCCGCTCGTAGAGGGTGACCGCCATGTGTCCGCCGTCGAGCGGCAGCAGCGGCAGGATGTTGAACATTCCGAGGAAGAAGTTCAGGCTCGCGAGCAGCAGCACGAACGCTTCCCAGATGCCCTGTTCGGCGATCTGCCCGCCGATGACGCTCGCGCCGTACACCGAGATGGGTGTCTCGGGGTCGCGTTCGCCGCCGGTCACGGCGTGCCACAGGTCGACGGCCTTGCTCGGCATCTGCACCAGCCGCTCGGCGGTCATCACGAACATGTCGCCGGTGAACTCGAACGAGGCGGGCACCGCCGACAGGGCCGAGTGCTCGACGACGCTCGGGGTCGCACCGATGCCGATGGCGCCGACCGTCGCCTCGTGGGGTTCGGCCTCCCCCTTCTCCTGGACCCAGCGCTGCACCTGCTGGACCGGCACGACGATCGTCTGCTCCTCACCGTCGCGTTCGATCGTGAAGTCGACCGGACCGGACAGTGAGCGCGTGGCGGCGGCCACGTCGGCGAACGTGGCGGTGTCCTTGCCGTCGACCGCGGTGATGACGTCGCCGGTGCGGATCCCCGCCTGCTCGGCGGGACCGGGACCGGTGCACTCGGACAGCGCGAAATCGGGACCGGGGCCCTGGCTCGGCGCGGCGCACCCCACCGACCCGACCACCGCGTCGGTGGACCGATTGAGGTCGGGCAGTCCCCACCCGACGGCGAGGACGTAGACCAGGACGAGTCCGAGGACGAAGTTCATGCCGATGCCGCCGGACATCACCGCAAGGCGCTTCCACGTCGGCTTCTTGTACATCGCTCGGTCTTCTTCGTCCGGTTCGAGCTCGTCCAGCGCCGTCATGCCGGCGATGTCGCAGAAGCCGCCGAGGGGCAGCGCCTTGAGCCCGTATTCGGTCTCACCGCGGCGGAACGAGAAGATCTTGGGTCCGAAACCGATGAAGTACCGGCGGACCTTCATGCCGGTGGCCTGCGCCACCCACATGTGACCCGCTTCGTGAAGCGCGATCGACAGCGCGATCCCGAGGGCGAAGAGAACAACGCCCACTGCGAACACCATGCAGTTCTAGCCTTCCTGCTTCACGAGCTGTCGTGCTCGCTCACGTGCCCAGCCGTCGGCGGCCAGTACGTCTTCCACGGTAGCGGGTGGCGCCGCCCACTCGTCCGCCTCGGACAGCACGGAGGCGACGGTGCGGACGATGCGCGGGAACCGGATGATCCCGTCCAAGAATGCCTGAGCCGCGACCTCGTTGGCAGCGTTGTAGACGGCGGTGAGGCATCCGCCACGTTTCCCGGCCTCCCGGGCGAGGTCCACTGCGGGGAACACCGTCGTGTCGAGTGGCTCGAACTCCCAGGTGGACGCCGTGCTGAAGTCGCAGGCCGGAGCCGCGCCCGCGACGCGGTGCGGCCAGCCGAGGGCGAGGGCGATCGGAAGTTTCATGTCGGGCGGGCTGGCCTGCGCCAGCGTCGAGCCGTCGGTGAACGTCACCATGGAATGCACGATCGACTGGGGGTGAACGGTGACGTCGATCCGGTCGTAGTCGACGCCGAACAGCAGGTGCGTCTCGATCAGCTCGAGCCCCTTGTTGACGAGTGTCGCGGAGTTCAGCGTGTTCATCGGTCCCATCGACCACGTGGGGTGGGCGCCCGCCTGCTCCGGTGTCACCGAGTCGAGCCGGTCGGTCGTCCACCCGCGGAACGGGCCGCCCGAGGCGGTGAGGACCAGCCGGTCCACCTCGTCCGCGCCGCCGCCGCGCAGACACTGGGCCAGCGCGGAGTGCTCGGAGTCGACCGGCACGATCTGGCCCGGAGCCGCGGCGGCGGTCACGAGCGGCCCGCCGGCGACGAGCGACTCCTTGTTGGCGAGCGCGAGCCGGGCACCGGACTCGAGCGCGGCCAGCGTCGGCTCGAGTCCCAGCGACCCGACGAGAGCGTTGAGCACGACGTCCGCTTCCGTGGTGCGGACCAGCTCGGTGACCGCGTCGGGACCGCTCAACACCCCCGGCAGATCCAGCGTCACCGCAGCCCGCGGATCCGCGACCGCGACGGACGACACCCCCGTCTCCCGGATCTGCTGCGCCAGCAGGTCGGCGTTTCCGCCGCCCGCCGCGAGACCAACCACCGTGAACTTGTCCGGGTTGGCGGCCACCACCTCCAACGCCTGGGTGCCGATCGAACCTGTGCTGCCGAGCAGCAGGACGCGAGTGGGCCTGTTTTCATCCACCCACCCATTGTTCCTGATGCACAGCGGACCGCCCGCCACGGATGGCCCCACTACATACGACGGGCAGTCGTATGTCACGATATGTCGAGTAGCGCAACCGAATCTGCAGGAGGATCGATCGTGGCCGGTACCCAGTTGGAGCCCTCGTCCAGCGACCCCATCGTGGCCGCACACATCGACACCGCGGAGGTCCCGTCGGCCGCGTGGGGCTGGAGCGGTGAGGCGCCCAAGACGTTCCGCTTCTTCGGATGGTTCTTCGCCGTGTTCCTGCTGCTCATGATGATCGGTAACCACACCGGCAAGGTCGAGGACCTGTGGCTGTTCGGCTGCGCGGCCCTGATGGTCGTGATCCTCGTGCGCGACATCGTCCTGCGGCGCAAGCCGCGGTAACACCCGAACCACGACAACCCCTCGTCCCGATTCCCGGGGCGAGGGGTTCGTCGTTTCCGGCGAGTGCGCGAGCTCAGTTCTCGGCGGCGAGCTGGCCGCAGGCGGCGGCGATCTCCTGGCCGCGGGTGTCCCGCACGGTGCAGGAGACCCCCTGCGCCAGCACGCGCCGGACGAATTCCTTCTCGACCGGCTTCGGGCTCGCGTCCCACTCGCTGCCCGGGGTGGGATTCAGCGGGATCAAGTTCACGTGCACCAGCGGGCCGAGGGCCTTGCGGAGTTTCTTGCCCAGCAGGTCGGCGCGCCACGGCTGATCGTTGACGTCCCGGATCAGCGCGTACTCGATCGACACCCGGCGTCCGGACTTGTCCGCGTAGTAGCGGGCGGCGTCGAGGACCTCCGCCACGGACCAGCGGTTGTTCACCGGGACCAGGGTGTCGCGCAGTTCGTCGTCCGGCGTGTGCAGCGACACTGCGAGCGTCACGCTGAGGTCTTCGTCGGCGAGCTTGCGGATCGCGGGGGCCAGACCCACCGTCGACACCGTCACCGAGCGTTGCGACAACCCGAGTCCGTCAGGGGCCGGCGAGGTGATGCGGCGTACGGCTGCCACCACCCGCTTGTAGTTGGCGAGCGGCTCCCCCATGCCCATGAACACCACGTTCGACAATCGGCCCGGACCGCCGTGGACGTCGCCGTCTCGGAGTGCGGCCGCGGCGGCACGCACCTGGTCGACGATCTCGGCGGTCGACAGGTTGCGCTGCAGCCCGCCCTGACCGGTCGCGCAGAACGGGCACGCCATACCGCACCCCGCCTGACTGGAGATACACAGCGTGGCGCGGTCCGGGTAGCGCATCAGAACGCTTTCGAGCAGCGTTCCGTCGTTCGCCTTCCAGAGCGTCTTCCGGGTGTCGCCGTTGTCGCACGCGAGATGCTTGACGGGGGTCAGCAGCGTCGGGAAGAGCGCGGACCCCACCTGCTCGCGCACGGCGGCGGGGAGATCGGTCATCTTCTCCGGATCCGCCTCGAGCCGCGCGTAGTACTGCCGGGCCAGCTGGTCGGCACGGAAGCCGGGCAGACCCAGCTCCTTGACGGCCTCCCGCCGCTCGGTGGAGTCGAGGTCCGCGAGATGCCGAGGGGGCATCCCACGCCGGGGCGCGGTGAAAACGAGGGGAAGCGAGACAGCCATAGTTTCTCCATTGTCCCATTGATTCGGGGGTCGTTGTCGTGCGGATGCCTGATCGACGTTGTCTCGCCGCCCGATGCGCCTGCGGAACCCGCCCAGGTGGGTGAAGATCAACTCATGTCGACAACACCGGACGACTCCTCGAACTTCCCCCCGGACGTCCCGGCCGGCCGTGGTCCCGGTACCGGGCCGGGGCCCACCGATCCGGCGCACCCCGACACCGTGCCCGCGGGAACCGAGCATCCCGACGTGGCCCGCCGCAAGGGGATCAAGCACACGCGGGTGGGCGCCACGTGGACCGGCCTGGTGATCGGAATCATCGTCCTGGTACTGCTTCTCGTGTTCATCCTGCAGAACCTCGACAGCGTGACCCTCGAACTGTTCGCCTGGGATTTCACCCTCCCGCTGGGCGTCACGCTGCTGTTCGCGGCCATCGCGGGCGCGGTGATCATGGCCCTGGCGGGCGGTGTCCGCATCCTCCAGATCCGGCGGGCGGCCAACCGTCAGCGGCGTCTGAACAGTAATTTCTAACTGAACAATAGTTACGCAAGTGGATTGCGTGGACACCGAGCGAGCAGAATCGATGTCGTGGATATCACCGGAACGGCACGACTGTGAAGGCCGACATGGAGACGACTGTGGCACCGCGTATCGCGGCTGAGCAAGCACGATCCTGGCTGCTGGTTCCCGCCGGCAAGCCCGAGGGATTCGAGGCGGCGCATGTGAGCGCCGCCGACGCGGTGATTCTCGACCTCGAGGACGCCGTGACTCCCGACCGCAAACCCCGGGCCCGGGCCGACGTCGTCGCCTGGCTCGGCGAGAACCGCCGCGCGTGGGTGCGGATCAACGACGCCACCACGCCCTACTGGGCCGAGGACCTGGCCGCCCTGAACGGAGTTCCGGGTCTCGAAGGCGTCATGCTCGCCAAGACCGAGAGCGGGATGCAGGTCGACGCCACGGCCGAACGACTCCCCGACGGCACCAAGGTGCTCGCCCTCGTCGAGTCCGCGGTCGGGCTCGAGGCCGCGCCGGAGATCGCCCGGACCGAGGCCACGTTCCGGCTCGCATTCGGCAGCGGCGACTTCCGCCGTGACACCGGGATGGACGATTCGCCGCTGGCGATGGCCTATCCCCGTGCGCGGCTGACGGTCGCCAGCCGGGCCGCCCGGATCGCACCGCCGATCGACGGGCCCACTCTCGGCACCGACGTCGACGCCCTGGTCCGCGCGTCGGCGCTCACCCTGTCGATGGGGATGAGCGGCAAGCTGTGCATGACCATCGCGCAGACGGCCCCGGTCAATGACGCCCTGAGCCCGTCCCCTGCCGAGGCGGAATGGGCGCGGGACGTGATCGCCGACCTGGGCGAGGACGGCTCGCGGGTGCGGGACGGCAGCGACCTCCCCAAGCTGGCGAAGGCCAAGAAGATCAACGCGCTCGCGAAGCTCTTCCACATCGCGCCGCGGCAGTAGCAGCGCGTCAGACGATCTCGAGACCGGCGGGCTTTCGGCGGACGTGGACGCGGTAGCGCACGTCGAGGGCAACGCCGGGAGTCTGCGCGAACGCCGCCGACGCGGTCTTCCTGCTGAACTCGATACCGAGGACCCCGCGCAGTGATTCCCGGTCGGGGAAGAGCCATCGCGTCTCCACGCGCACCAGATCGAACCCCTGCGCGGTGAAGAATGCCTCGACGGACGGCGGGTGATACTGCGGCAAATCGGCGCGCATCCACTCGCCGTACGGGTGGGCCGTCGCATCGAGATCGACCACGACGAGCGCGCCGCCCGGGCGCAGGACGCGCATGGCCTCACGGATTCCACGGCCGCAACCGGGACCGAAGAAGTACGCGGTCCGCGCGTGCACGACGTCCACGCTCGCGTCACCGAGGGGTATGCCCTCGGCCGAGCCGTCGAGCACGCGGACGTTCGGCAACGTCTCCACCCGTGCGCGGGCACGGTCCAGCAGCGGCGGATGCGGCTCGATTCCGTAGACCGTCGCTGCTGACTCGGCGAAGACCGGGAGGTGGAACCCGGAACCGCAGCCCACGTCCGCGACGGTGCCGCCCGTCCAGTTCACGACCCGGCGCAGATGCCGGAAGATCGCCCCGTCCATGTCCTGGGCACGATTCTCGATCTCGTACAGCTCCGGCCAGTGCCAGATGTTCGGGCTGGGGATGGTCACGGCCGGGCGGTCACACGAGGACGGTGAGCACCAGCCACGTCACGAACGCCGACGGCAGCAGGGAATCCAGGCGGTCCATGATCCCGCCGTGGCCGGGCAGCAACGTACCCATGTCCTTGATGCGCAGCTCCCGCTTGACCTGGGATTCGATGAGGTCGCCCAGCGTG
It includes:
- the dxr gene encoding 1-deoxy-D-xylulose-5-phosphate reductoisomerase, with the protein product MDENRPTRVLLLGSTGSIGTQALEVVAANPDKFTVVGLAAGGGNADLLAQQIRETGVSSVAVADPRAAVTLDLPGVLSGPDAVTELVRTTEADVVLNALVGSLGLEPTLAALESGARLALANKESLVAGGPLVTAAAAPGQIVPVDSEHSALAQCLRGGGADEVDRLVLTASGGPFRGWTTDRLDSVTPEQAGAHPTWSMGPMNTLNSATLVNKGLELIETHLLFGVDYDRIDVTVHPQSIVHSMVTFTDGSTLAQASPPDMKLPIALALGWPHRVAGAAPACDFSTASTWEFEPLDTTVFPAVDLAREAGKRGGCLTAVYNAANEVAAQAFLDGIIRFPRIVRTVASVLSEADEWAAPPATVEDVLAADGWARERARQLVKQEG
- a CDS encoding DUF2631 domain-containing protein, with the translated sequence MAGTQLEPSSSDPIVAAHIDTAEVPSAAWGWSGEAPKTFRFFGWFFAVFLLLMMIGNHTGKVEDLWLFGCAALMVVILVRDIVLRRKPR
- the rlmN gene encoding 23S rRNA (adenine(2503)-C(2))-methyltransferase RlmN, producing MAVSLPLVFTAPRRGMPPRHLADLDSTERREAVKELGLPGFRADQLARQYYARLEADPEKMTDLPAAVREQVGSALFPTLLTPVKHLACDNGDTRKTLWKANDGTLLESVLMRYPDRATLCISSQAGCGMACPFCATGQGGLQRNLSTAEIVDQVRAAAAALRDGDVHGGPGRLSNVVFMGMGEPLANYKRVVAAVRRITSPAPDGLGLSQRSVTVSTVGLAPAIRKLADEDLSVTLAVSLHTPDDELRDTLVPVNNRWSVAEVLDAARYYADKSGRRVSIEYALIRDVNDQPWRADLLGKKLRKALGPLVHVNLIPLNPTPGSEWDASPKPVEKEFVRRVLAQGVSCTVRDTRGQEIAAACGQLAAEN
- a CDS encoding lipopolysaccharide assembly LapA domain-containing protein; amino-acid sequence: MSTTPDDSSNFPPDVPAGRGPGTGPGPTDPAHPDTVPAGTEHPDVARRKGIKHTRVGATWTGLVIGIIVLVLLLVFILQNLDSVTLELFAWDFTLPLGVTLLFAAIAGAVIMALAGGVRILQIRRAANRQRRLNSNF
- a CDS encoding CoA ester lyase translates to MKADMETTVAPRIAAEQARSWLLVPAGKPEGFEAAHVSAADAVILDLEDAVTPDRKPRARADVVAWLGENRRAWVRINDATTPYWAEDLAALNGVPGLEGVMLAKTESGMQVDATAERLPDGTKVLALVESAVGLEAAPEIARTEATFRLAFGSGDFRRDTGMDDSPLAMAYPRARLTVASRAARIAPPIDGPTLGTDVDALVRASALTLSMGMSGKLCMTIAQTAPVNDALSPSPAEAEWARDVIADLGEDGSRVRDGSDLPKLAKAKKINALAKLFHIAPRQ
- a CDS encoding class I SAM-dependent methyltransferase, with the translated sequence MTIPSPNIWHWPELYEIENRAQDMDGAIFRHLRRVVNWTGGTVADVGCGSGFHLPVFAESAATVYGIEPHPPLLDRARARVETLPNVRVLDGSAEGIPLGDASVDVVHARTAYFFGPGCGRGIREAMRVLRPGGALVVVDLDATAHPYGEWMRADLPQYHPPSVEAFFTAQGFDLVRVETRWLFPDRESLRGVLGIEFSRKTASAAFAQTPGVALDVRYRVHVRRKPAGLEIV